In Archangium lipolyticum, a single genomic region encodes these proteins:
- a CDS encoding class I SAM-dependent DNA methyltransferase, with protein MKPSPIDWRARLEARGFEGAELVPPSYGAQVLWSWREPLAAEAALREQLDQQPEDKDSLRTLLSILGETGRAGEIPLLRRHLHELRCRDLRVPEAAREDVIAYLEAAETGAPPPERMADAHVAALFDVYAPSFDDSLRGFLAYRAPERLMDAVQVVLEGRRELDVLDLGCGTGLAGPLLRPLARRLEGIDLSRGMLDKARERGVYDALRAGEITAELASTTARHDLIVAVDVLVYFGALERLFERVVPRLAPGGLFAFTVEKGTDPGYRLQPSARYVHHLDYLRGCARGAGLRPVLEQEATLRRQGGQPVIGHVVVLTAA; from the coding sequence ATGAAGCCCTCCCCCATCGATTGGCGTGCGCGGCTGGAAGCCCGTGGATTCGAGGGAGCCGAGCTCGTGCCTCCCTCCTACGGGGCCCAGGTGCTGTGGTCCTGGCGGGAGCCGCTGGCGGCGGAGGCGGCGCTGCGCGAGCAGCTGGATCAACAGCCGGAGGACAAGGACTCGCTGCGGACGCTGCTCTCCATCCTGGGCGAGACCGGGCGCGCCGGGGAGATTCCCCTGCTCCGCCGCCACCTTCACGAGCTGCGCTGCCGCGACCTGCGTGTCCCCGAGGCGGCGCGGGAGGACGTCATCGCCTACCTGGAGGCGGCCGAGACCGGGGCACCACCGCCGGAGCGCATGGCGGACGCCCATGTCGCCGCGCTCTTCGACGTCTATGCCCCCAGCTTCGATGACAGCCTGCGGGGCTTCCTCGCCTACCGTGCGCCCGAACGGCTCATGGACGCCGTCCAGGTGGTGCTCGAGGGACGGAGGGAGCTCGACGTGCTCGACCTGGGCTGTGGCACCGGGCTCGCCGGTCCCCTCCTGAGGCCCCTGGCCCGGCGGCTGGAGGGCATCGACCTGTCGAGGGGCATGCTGGACAAGGCGCGCGAGCGCGGGGTGTACGATGCGCTGCGGGCCGGGGAGATCACCGCCGAGCTGGCCTCCACCACGGCGCGGCATGATCTCATCGTCGCCGTGGACGTGCTGGTCTACTTCGGGGCGCTGGAGCGGCTCTTCGAGCGGGTCGTCCCGAGGCTCGCGCCCGGAGGCCTGTTCGCGTTCACCGTGGAGAAGGGCACCGACCCGGGATACCGGCTCCAGCCGAGCGCGCGCTACGTCCACCACCTCGACTATCTGCGAGGCTGTGCCCGTGGCGCGGGCCTGCGCCCGGTGCTGGAGCAGGAGGCCACCCTGCGAAGACAGGGGGGCCAACCCGTCATCGGCCACGTGGTGGTGCTGACCGCGGCCTGA
- the rd gene encoding rubredoxin: MKKRYRCITCSYIYDPALGDPDSGIAPGTAFEDIPDSWYCPECGASKADFEPFEE, encoded by the coding sequence ATGAAGAAGCGCTACCGCTGCATCACCTGCTCCTACATCTATGACCCCGCCCTGGGCGATCCCGACTCCGGCATCGCGCCGGGCACCGCCTTCGAGGACATCCCGGACTCCTGGTACTGCCCCGAGTGTGGCGCGTCCAAGGCCGACTTCGAGCCCTTCGAGGAGTAG
- a CDS encoding M16 family metallopeptidase — MSFAYHRDVLPNGLRVVTIETPHLHTALLAVYVRTGSRHETAANNGVSHFLEHLFFRGSEGWPDTLRMNSAVEEVGGNLNGVTTRDHGYYYTPLHPAHLDVGLAILGDMLTRPKLTDMEVERSIILEEMLDEVDDKGRDIDIDNLSKRVLFPHHPLAFKIAGTRESVSKLTHAQIREHFARHYVTGNMVVTAAGRVKREEVLALVERHFERLPEGPASVDLPPPSTPAGPNLHVVTHDEAQTEFRLSFRTVPEHHEDWPALQLLRRFLDDGLSSRLPFEIVEKRGLAYSVHASLEAFHDTGIFEIEAASAPDRASLVVAEMFRVLGELSTTLVGEEELARAKRRHRMLLEFAQDSPGELAGWFGGTELFRRPESFGRRADLVDEATPAHVREVARRYFARENLTLVAVGQRRGIKALEKVVDTAEGLPSSEGARRR, encoded by the coding sequence ATGAGCTTCGCCTACCACCGAGACGTGCTGCCCAACGGCCTGCGCGTCGTCACCATCGAGACCCCGCACCTGCACACCGCCCTGCTCGCGGTGTACGTGCGCACCGGCAGCCGTCACGAGACGGCCGCCAACAACGGCGTCAGCCACTTCCTGGAGCACCTCTTCTTCCGCGGCAGCGAGGGCTGGCCGGACACCCTCCGGATGAACTCGGCCGTGGAGGAGGTGGGCGGCAACCTCAACGGCGTCACCACGAGGGACCACGGCTACTACTACACGCCCCTGCACCCGGCGCACCTGGACGTGGGGCTGGCCATCCTCGGGGACATGCTCACCCGCCCCAAGCTCACCGACATGGAGGTGGAGCGCAGCATCATCCTCGAGGAGATGCTCGACGAGGTGGACGACAAGGGCCGGGACATCGACATCGACAACCTGTCCAAGCGGGTGCTCTTCCCCCACCACCCGCTGGCCTTCAAGATCGCCGGGACACGCGAGTCGGTGTCGAAGCTCACGCACGCGCAGATACGCGAGCACTTCGCGCGCCACTACGTCACCGGCAACATGGTGGTGACGGCGGCGGGCCGGGTGAAGCGCGAGGAGGTGCTCGCCCTGGTGGAGCGCCACTTCGAGCGGCTGCCCGAGGGCCCCGCCAGCGTCGATCTCCCGCCACCGTCCACGCCCGCGGGTCCCAACCTGCACGTGGTCACCCACGACGAGGCCCAGACGGAGTTCCGCCTCAGCTTCCGCACCGTCCCCGAGCACCACGAGGACTGGCCCGCCCTGCAACTGCTGCGGCGCTTCCTCGACGATGGGCTGTCATCGCGGCTGCCCTTCGAGATCGTGGAGAAGCGGGGGCTCGCGTACTCGGTGCATGCCTCGCTGGAGGCCTTCCACGACACGGGCATCTTCGAGATCGAAGCCGCGAGCGCGCCAGACCGGGCCTCGCTGGTGGTGGCGGAGATGTTCCGGGTGCTGGGCGAGCTGAGCACCACGTTGGTGGGCGAGGAGGAGCTGGCACGGGCCAAGCGGCGGCACCGGATGCTGTTGGAGTTCGCGCAGGACTCGCCGGGCGAGCTGGCCGGGTGGTTCGGCGGGACGGAGCTGTTCCGCAGGCCCGAATCCTTCGGCCGGCGCGCGGATCTGGTGGACGAGGCCACTCCGGCCCACGTGCGCGAGGTGGCGCGGCGCTACTTCGCCCGGGAGAACCTCACCCTGGTGGCCGTGGGCCAGCGCCGGGGCATCAAGGCCCTGGAGAAGGTGGTGGACACCGCCGAGGGGCTGCCCTCCTCGGAGGGCGCCCGCCGCCGCTGA